One part of the Pirellulales bacterium genome encodes these proteins:
- a CDS encoding efflux RND transporter periplasmic adaptor subunit yields MNDLLLWAVQNTIVALLLAILVFGITRVWHHPPTAHLLWLLVLIKLVAPPLVPIDWPLTTSDDGAAPSHVVVAPYDREKTLSEAAAVESTASSDQPDDATRPAGQEIVIADSASPALPVAPLASGKALHLAAQFATGWPHAQLAIIWMWLGDAAICGLVAILRIVRFERLLRDTLPASRRHEQLTAEIAARLGAGRVPAVRYAEFAGVPMLWCAGARPTIVLPRGLVAEISDDRLALILAHELAHLRRRDHWVRMIELIVVTIYWWNPVAWLIRRQIHQAEDLCCDAWVCWAFPHHAHRYAEAIFETADRLPGLKPGSRLIPASSFFHSTSLKARIEMILHRQFTPRLSRRSKWIVALFAVVSVPSAALTAHYDVGTASSADSSAVATAAGEVAPTSTRPGSDSSTKEILLAMANTSLEFPHAVPFEQGATRFADGDKITITEIRGTAENFAPGNIYWIKGTYTLASHDRATLAAYTTAREAKDGTSTSYKVQTTTVAKGSGTFSLYLPMNCRGWPHVSFYSMEDGNGFGGNYFGTGESTLKQWWGTKKSEPVATPPDAGVADAKAADEQPPKITVTRPRLQDVTLTASFLGRIHSHRHIRIRALEQGYLEAIKLREGQQVKRGDVLFTVIPILYQKKVEAERAEVKIAELEFNGAKKLAEDQVVSKEHLAMFAAKLQKAQAKADLARAELDFATVRAPFDGIIDRLQHQEGSLVEEGDTLTTLSDNTVMWVYFNVPESLYLEYVTDSKPQADDLKIELVLASGKKFNQSGKLGAIEADFSEETGSIPYRADFPNPDRILRHGQRGTIQISQVLNNALVIPQRATFEALAKRYVYVVDQDNVAHQREISYSNEVDDIFVIENGVGVDDKIILDGVRHVRDGEKVPYYGN; encoded by the coding sequence ATGAATGATCTGCTTCTCTGGGCTGTCCAAAACACGATCGTGGCTCTTTTGCTCGCGATCCTGGTTTTCGGAATAACCCGCGTCTGGCACCATCCGCCAACCGCCCACTTGCTGTGGCTGTTGGTTCTTATCAAGCTCGTCGCACCTCCGCTCGTGCCGATCGACTGGCCCTTGACAACGTCAGACGATGGGGCCGCGCCCAGTCATGTAGTAGTTGCGCCGTACGACCGGGAGAAAACGCTTTCCGAGGCAGCCGCAGTCGAGTCGACGGCGTCCTCAGATCAGCCGGACGACGCCACACGACCGGCCGGGCAGGAAATCGTCATCGCCGATTCTGCTTCCCCAGCTCTTCCTGTGGCACCGCTTGCCAGTGGAAAAGCGCTTCATCTTGCCGCGCAGTTCGCCACAGGGTGGCCGCACGCCCAGTTGGCGATCATCTGGATGTGGTTGGGCGACGCGGCGATCTGCGGGCTGGTAGCCATCCTACGAATCGTGCGCTTCGAGCGGCTGTTGCGCGACACGCTGCCCGCTTCGCGTCGTCACGAACAATTGACGGCCGAAATCGCCGCTCGCTTGGGCGCCGGCCGCGTGCCAGCGGTGCGATACGCGGAATTTGCGGGCGTCCCCATGCTCTGGTGCGCCGGGGCGCGGCCGACGATCGTGCTGCCGAGGGGGCTGGTCGCCGAAATCAGCGACGATCGCCTGGCCCTGATCCTGGCGCACGAGCTGGCGCATCTCCGCCGGCGTGACCATTGGGTACGGATGATCGAGCTGATCGTGGTAACGATCTATTGGTGGAACCCGGTGGCATGGCTCATTCGCCGCCAGATCCACCAGGCCGAAGATCTGTGCTGCGACGCCTGGGTGTGCTGGGCATTTCCCCATCACGCGCACCGTTATGCGGAAGCGATTTTCGAAACTGCGGACCGTCTGCCTGGCCTGAAACCTGGTTCGCGGTTGATTCCCGCGAGCTCGTTTTTTCATTCGACAAGCCTGAAAGCGAGGATCGAGATGATTCTGCACCGCCAATTCACACCACGCCTCTCGCGCAGGTCGAAATGGATTGTCGCGCTGTTCGCGGTTGTTTCCGTCCCGTCGGCCGCTCTCACGGCTCACTACGACGTGGGGACCGCATCAAGTGCCGATTCATCGGCGGTTGCCACCGCGGCCGGTGAAGTAGCTCCGACGTCTACCAGGCCGGGCAGCGATTCGTCGACGAAAGAGATTCTGTTAGCCATGGCGAACACGTCCCTGGAATTTCCACACGCCGTTCCCTTCGAGCAGGGGGCGACCCGCTTCGCCGACGGCGACAAAATCACGATCACCGAAATCCGCGGCACCGCCGAGAACTTTGCGCCCGGCAACATCTACTGGATCAAGGGAACCTACACTCTCGCCTCGCACGATCGGGCAACGTTGGCCGCCTACACCACGGCGCGCGAAGCAAAGGACGGAACGAGCACTTCGTACAAGGTGCAGACCACGACCGTCGCCAAGGGGTCGGGAACATTCAGCCTGTACCTGCCCATGAACTGCCGTGGCTGGCCTCATGTGAGCTTTTATTCCATGGAGGACGGCAATGGCTTCGGCGGCAACTATTTCGGCACCGGCGAATCGACCTTGAAGCAGTGGTGGGGAACAAAGAAATCGGAGCCAGTCGCGACACCTCCGGACGCCGGGGTTGCGGATGCTAAAGCTGCGGACGAGCAGCCCCCGAAGATCACGGTCACGCGGCCGCGATTGCAGGACGTCACGCTGACTGCGTCGTTCCTCGGACGCATCCACTCGCACCGCCACATCAGAATCCGTGCGCTGGAGCAAGGGTATCTGGAGGCCATCAAGCTGCGGGAGGGGCAACAGGTGAAGCGAGGTGACGTGTTGTTCACCGTCATCCCGATCCTTTACCAGAAAAAGGTGGAAGCCGAGCGCGCCGAAGTAAAAATCGCTGAGTTGGAGTTCAACGGCGCCAAGAAGCTGGCCGAAGACCAGGTCGTCTCGAAGGAGCATTTAGCCATGTTCGCGGCCAAGCTGCAAAAAGCTCAAGCCAAGGCGGACCTGGCCAGGGCCGAATTGGACTTTGCCACCGTCAGAGCACCTTTCGACGGCATCATTGATCGTCTGCAACATCAAGAAGGGAGCCTGGTCGAAGAGGGCGACACGCTAACGACATTATCCGATAACACTGTGATGTGGGTTTACTTCAACGTCCCTGAATCGCTCTATCTCGAATATGTGACCGATTCGAAGCCGCAGGCCGATGATCTGAAAATCGAACTCGTACTGGCGAGCGGCAAAAAGTTCAACCAGAGTGGTAAGCTGGGCGCGATCGAGGCCGACTTCAGCGAAGAAACCGGAAGCATTCCCTACCGTGCAGATTTTCCAAACCCGGACCGGATCCTGCGCCACGGCCAGAGAGGCACTATACAGATCAGTCAAGTCCTGAATAACGCGCTGGTAATTCCGCAACGTGCCACGTTCGAGGCTCTTGCCAAGCGATACGTCTACGTCGTCGATCAGGACAACGTCGCGCATCAACGCGAGATCAGCTACTCGAATGAGGTGGACGACATCTTTGTGATCGAGAATGGGGTCGGCGTGGACGACAAGATCATTCTCGACGGCGTCCGCCATGTTCGAGACGGAGAGAAGGTGCCATACTACGGTAACTGA
- a CDS encoding BlaI/MecI/CopY family transcriptional regulator, which yields MSKKAITVTDAELAVLKVLWAHGALSAKAITEEIYPQGAESEFAAVHSFLQRLERKGLVARDRSSFVHVFSARASQADVLGRELEVLADRLGSDSLAPLIMQLIDQRRLSQQEAAEIRKLLARYSK from the coding sequence GTGAGCAAAAAAGCCATTACTGTCACGGATGCTGAGCTGGCCGTGCTCAAAGTGCTATGGGCGCACGGGGCGCTGTCAGCCAAGGCGATCACCGAGGAGATTTATCCGCAAGGCGCGGAGTCGGAATTCGCCGCCGTTCATTCATTCTTGCAGCGGCTGGAGCGCAAAGGGCTCGTGGCGCGGGACCGCAGTTCGTTCGTACACGTCTTTTCAGCCCGCGCCTCGCAGGCCGACGTGCTGGGGCGCGAACTGGAAGTGCTTGCCGATCGGCTCGGTTCCGATTCGTTGGCGCCCTTGATCATGCAATTGATCGATCAGCGTCGGCTCAGCCAACAAGAGGCGGCAGAAATCCGCAAGCTTCTCGCCAGGTACTCCAAATGA
- a CDS encoding S26 family signal peptidase: MISFPHASTGPPASHEDDRVGLRFGPAVPAGSRGRSLRTLLEAAIIVLIAAALVRTWGVQTFTIDGSSMAPTLAASHVVIRCPTCGCEFTAGVDGPASEDRPAICPNCGDGQGRIVRSAALRGDTVLVDKSAFAWRRPGRWEVVAVRHPGQERWPCVKRAVGLPGEEITIVAGDVYVDGRIARKSLGEQRALAIMVHDDRFRPPAETMPPCWQAGVDSRWAMTDDGFSLAASVDGGSPRRHGDPEKSGENEKREDKEVSDSTFDIRPSSFPTDWLTYHHRRRNSAGVVASSPVDDSYAYNQMLPIRELHVVRDLVLSFSIAAGGTGVLYVRGSDGVHDFVCAIESDGAARLFCDGQPAADGQIGTPLGRATRRMEFSLVDAACRLAVDGREVLEYVFGPTPANGPTTAQPFAIAGRGMTLTISGLRIDRDAFYGLPASGRALERTRLGDGEYFLLSDNAPLGVDSRERAFGPAVDDKSFVGKPFVAVGASRPWPDWLPAIQVPALRQIRYIR, from the coding sequence ATGATTTCCTTCCCTCATGCTTCGACCGGCCCCCCGGCGTCGCACGAAGACGATCGAGTTGGCCTGCGGTTCGGCCCCGCGGTACCGGCCGGGTCGCGCGGAAGATCACTGCGCACGCTTCTCGAGGCTGCAATCATCGTGCTCATCGCGGCGGCTCTCGTGCGTACCTGGGGCGTGCAGACGTTCACCATCGATGGCAGTTCGATGGCGCCGACGCTGGCGGCATCCCATGTCGTGATTCGATGTCCCACTTGCGGATGTGAGTTCACGGCGGGCGTCGACGGCCCGGCGTCTGAGGATCGGCCCGCGATTTGCCCCAACTGTGGCGACGGGCAGGGGCGCATCGTTCGCTCCGCCGCGCTGCGCGGTGACACGGTGCTGGTGGATAAATCGGCGTTCGCCTGGCGGCGGCCAGGGCGCTGGGAAGTGGTTGCCGTTCGGCATCCCGGCCAAGAACGATGGCCGTGCGTTAAACGCGCCGTCGGCCTGCCGGGCGAGGAAATCACGATCGTGGCAGGCGACGTCTACGTCGACGGCCGCATCGCGCGCAAGAGCCTCGGCGAACAGCGGGCGCTGGCGATCATGGTACACGATGATCGCTTTCGTCCACCGGCCGAGACGATGCCGCCGTGCTGGCAGGCCGGCGTGGATTCGCGCTGGGCGATGACGGACGACGGGTTTTCGCTTGCTGCTTCTGTCGATGGGGGTTCACCACGGAGGCACGGAGACCCGGAGAAATCCGGAGAGAATGAAAAAAGAGAGGATAAAGAGGTATCTGATTCGACATTTGATATTCGTCCTTCGTCATTTCCGACGGACTGGCTGACTTATCACCATCGCCGACGGAATAGCGCGGGTGTGGTGGCCTCGTCACCGGTCGATGATTCGTATGCCTACAATCAGATGCTGCCGATTCGCGAGTTGCACGTGGTGCGCGACCTGGTCTTGTCGTTTTCGATAGCGGCGGGCGGAACGGGCGTCCTTTACGTGCGCGGATCGGACGGCGTGCATGATTTTGTGTGCGCGATCGAGAGCGACGGCGCCGCGCGGCTCTTTTGCGATGGTCAACCGGCGGCCGATGGCCAGATCGGTACCCCGCTCGGTCGCGCCACGAGACGCATGGAGTTTTCGCTGGTCGATGCCGCTTGCCGGCTGGCCGTCGATGGGCGCGAAGTGCTCGAATACGTCTTCGGGCCAACGCCCGCGAACGGCCCCACGACCGCGCAGCCCTTTGCGATTGCGGGCCGGGGAATGACATTGACCATCAGCGGCTTGCGCATCGATCGGGACGCGTTTTATGGTTTGCCGGCTTCGGGCCGCGCTCTGGAAAGGACACGGCTTGGCGACGGCGAATATTTTCTGCTCTCGGATAATGCCCCCCTGGGCGTGGATAGCCGGGAGCGAGCGTTTGGCCCAGCGGTCGACGATAAGTCGTTTGTGGGTAAACCGTTCGTAGCTGTCGGCGCAAGCCGGCCGTGGCCCGACTGGCTGCCGGCGATTCAAGTTCCGGCTCTCCGCCAAATTCGCTATATTCGGTGA
- the lepB gene encoding signal peptidase I has protein sequence MSKAKAQPATTTKARGTAAPAAPPRKDGMRETVESIVIAFVLAFLFRAFEAEAFVIPTGSMAPTLMGVHKDLACEKCGYPYRVSASEEQDEEAELYRMLMGDSQREPEVRRGAANNLAARDVVGGICPNCRFPMVIDPQTPEGKKFPTYKGDRILVAKFPYDFSDPDRWDVVVFKYPQKSNENYIKRCVGLPNETVIIHGGNIFTRTEEQPQREIARKPPDKVRAIMQSVYDNDYALPDLIAAGMPVRWQGMSEAGGESWQPLEGYQSYRTEGTASGEAWLGYQHLVPSQADWQEFRRTGKFAAAGGDIAPRLVSDFYAYNAGWNRNLRTGLESETQGLHWVGDLILECDLTCEPSGKTPEAEVVLRLIKGGRTFDCRIDVNSGKATFAIDGADLGATAETGISPGRRHSLSFANVDCQLLLWVDGSVVEFDKPATYDPVERDVPTLDDLTPARIGAKGAAVQAEHLRIWRDVYYIACKYTPDRQQIMISDYETPEAGFLSNPTKWPRVFANMRTVEFPLESDQFLMLGDNSPRSADSRLWKAPDGRPEHYVSRDLLVGKAVFVYWPHSWNRIPGTRIPFPFFPNFARMKFVR, from the coding sequence ATGTCAAAAGCCAAAGCTCAGCCAGCGACGACGACGAAAGCCAGGGGTACCGCCGCGCCAGCCGCCCCGCCGCGCAAGGACGGCATGCGCGAGACCGTCGAATCGATCGTTATTGCCTTCGTGCTAGCATTTCTTTTTCGCGCGTTCGAGGCCGAGGCCTTCGTCATTCCCACCGGCTCGATGGCACCGACGCTGATGGGCGTCCACAAGGATCTCGCCTGCGAGAAGTGCGGGTATCCCTATCGTGTGAGCGCGAGCGAGGAGCAAGACGAAGAGGCCGAATTGTATCGCATGCTGATGGGCGATTCGCAGCGCGAGCCCGAGGTCCGTCGTGGCGCGGCCAATAACCTTGCGGCGCGCGACGTCGTGGGAGGTATCTGCCCGAACTGCCGCTTCCCGATGGTGATCGATCCGCAGACGCCGGAAGGGAAAAAATTCCCCACATACAAGGGGGACCGGATACTGGTCGCCAAGTTCCCGTACGACTTTTCCGACCCTGACCGCTGGGACGTGGTGGTCTTCAAGTATCCGCAAAAGTCGAACGAGAATTACATCAAACGTTGCGTCGGGCTGCCGAACGAAACGGTCATCATTCACGGTGGCAACATCTTTACCCGCACCGAAGAACAGCCACAGCGCGAAATCGCGCGCAAACCGCCGGACAAGGTCCGCGCGATCATGCAATCGGTGTACGACAACGACTATGCGCTGCCGGATCTGATCGCCGCGGGGATGCCCGTGCGCTGGCAAGGCATGAGCGAGGCGGGCGGCGAATCGTGGCAGCCGCTCGAAGGTTATCAGAGCTATCGTACCGAGGGCACGGCCAGCGGCGAAGCGTGGCTCGGCTATCAGCACCTGGTGCCTAGCCAGGCCGATTGGCAGGAATTCCGACGCACCGGCAAGTTTGCAGCCGCCGGAGGCGATATTGCTCCGCGACTGGTCAGTGACTTCTACGCCTACAACGCCGGCTGGAATCGCAATCTGCGCACCGGCCTGGAATCCGAAACGCAAGGTCTGCACTGGGTGGGCGACCTGATCCTGGAATGCGATCTGACCTGCGAACCGTCGGGTAAGACGCCCGAGGCCGAGGTCGTCTTGCGGCTCATCAAAGGCGGGCGCACCTTCGATTGCCGCATTGACGTCAACTCGGGCAAGGCCACCTTTGCCATCGACGGCGCCGACCTGGGCGCCACGGCCGAGACCGGCATCAGCCCCGGCCGCCGACACAGTCTCTCGTTTGCCAACGTCGATTGCCAGCTCTTGTTGTGGGTCGACGGCAGCGTGGTCGAGTTTGATAAGCCCGCCACATACGACCCCGTCGAGCGCGACGTACCGACGCTCGACGATCTGACGCCGGCACGGATCGGCGCTAAAGGCGCCGCGGTTCAGGCCGAACACCTGCGCATCTGGCGCGACGTGTACTACATCGCCTGCAAGTACACGCCCGACCGGCAACAGATCATGATTTCCGACTACGAGACGCCCGAGGCGGGCTTTTTGTCGAACCCCACCAAGTGGCCGCGCGTGTTTGCCAATATGCGGACCGTGGAGTTTCCGCTCGAGTCGGATCAGTTTTTGATGCTTGGCGACAACAGTCCGCGTAGTGCCGACAGCCGCTTGTGGAAGGCGCCCGACGGCCGGCCGGAGCATTATGTGAGCCGTGACCTGCTGGTCGGCAAGGCGGTGTTTGTGTACTGGCCGCATTCGTGGAATCGGATCCCGGGGACGAGAATCCCGTTCCCCTTCTTTCCGAATTTTGCCCGCATGAAATTTGTTCGCTGA
- the lptB gene encoding LPS export ABC transporter ATP-binding protein codes for MPMLQVQGLVKIYGSRRVVDGVDFEVAAGEIVGLLGPNGAGKTTSFRMACGMIEPNAGRVTLNDLDVTTWPMFRRARDGGMGYLAQESSVFRKLSVEQNLLGMMEMLGFDRKSRRRRCDELLEQFNITKLRKSLAMSLSGGERRRLEIARCLVSNPKLILLDEPFTGIDPVTIASIQEIIRGLRAAGISILITDHQVRETLQITDRSYVIRGGKVLCHGRPDEVVRNPEARKYYFGEGLDLGLPAAPTSAPNMVDSLRSRLKREGAPQP; via the coding sequence ATGCCCATGTTGCAAGTCCAGGGACTGGTAAAGATCTACGGATCGCGGCGCGTCGTCGACGGCGTCGATTTCGAGGTAGCGGCCGGTGAGATCGTGGGGCTGCTGGGTCCCAACGGCGCCGGCAAGACAACCAGCTTTCGCATGGCGTGCGGCATGATCGAGCCCAACGCCGGCCGCGTCACGCTCAACGACCTGGACGTGACGACCTGGCCCATGTTCCGCCGGGCGCGCGATGGCGGAATGGGCTACCTGGCCCAGGAATCGAGCGTGTTCCGCAAACTTTCGGTCGAGCAGAACCTGCTCGGCATGATGGAGATGCTGGGCTTCGATCGCAAGTCGCGCCGCCGCCGCTGCGACGAGCTCCTGGAGCAGTTCAACATTACGAAGCTGCGCAAAAGCCTGGCCATGTCGCTGTCAGGCGGTGAGCGCCGCCGCTTGGAAATCGCCCGCTGCCTGGTCTCGAACCCGAAGCTGATTCTGCTCGACGAGCCGTTCACGGGCATCGACCCGGTGACGATCGCCAGCATCCAAGAAATCATTCGCGGCCTGCGCGCTGCCGGAATCTCGATCCTGATCACCGACCACCAGGTGCGCGAAACGCTGCAGATCACGGACCGCAGCTACGTCATCCGCGGCGGCAAAGTCCTTTGCCACGGCCGGCCCGATGAAGTGGTCCGGAATCCCGAGGCCCGCAAATACTACTTCGGCGAAGGGCTCGACCTGGGGCTGCCTGCCGCACCCACGAGCGCACCCAATATGGTCGACTCGTTGCGTTCGCGGTTGAAACGGGAAGGGGCGCCGCAGCCGTAA
- a CDS encoding aminopeptidase: protein MNDPRIARLAEILIDHSCELKRGEKILIEAIDVPSPQLVCQLVELAAKRGAQPLVTLKNNEVLRSLYRTGTADNIALAGRFEAARMQEMDAYVGVRGASNSSQFSDVPLAQMDLYQQYWWHPVHSEIRVPKTKWVVLRYPTDAMAQAANMSTAAFEDFYFSVCTADYAQMARDQEPLVARMKAADKVRLVAPGTDLRFSIRGIDVRPCYGQRNIPDGEVFTAPVRDSLEGTIRYNAPSRYQGTVFEGIEFEFRQGKIVRASCRNEVDKLNKILDSDEGARYIGEWSIGCNNLVRQPMLDTLFDEKIGGSIHLTPGNAYDECDNGNRSRVHWDLVLIQTPEWGGGEIWFDDELVRKDGRFLPAELQGLNNGL from the coding sequence ATGAACGATCCACGTATTGCGCGGCTGGCGGAAATTCTCATCGATCACAGCTGCGAGCTGAAACGCGGCGAAAAAATTCTCATCGAGGCGATTGACGTTCCCTCGCCGCAACTGGTCTGCCAGCTCGTCGAGTTGGCGGCAAAGCGCGGGGCGCAGCCGCTGGTGACGCTGAAAAACAACGAGGTCCTGCGTTCTCTCTATCGAACGGGCACGGCCGACAATATCGCTCTGGCGGGCCGCTTCGAAGCGGCCCGCATGCAGGAGATGGATGCCTACGTGGGGGTGCGGGGCGCTTCGAACAGCAGTCAATTCTCGGACGTGCCGCTTGCGCAAATGGACCTGTACCAGCAGTATTGGTGGCATCCCGTACACAGCGAAATTCGCGTTCCGAAGACGAAGTGGGTCGTCCTCCGCTACCCGACCGACGCCATGGCCCAGGCCGCTAACATGAGTACCGCGGCGTTCGAGGATTTTTACTTCTCGGTATGCACGGCCGATTACGCGCAAATGGCCCGGGACCAGGAGCCGCTGGTGGCGCGAATGAAAGCGGCGGACAAGGTGCGCCTCGTCGCGCCGGGCACCGACCTGCGATTCTCGATTCGCGGCATCGACGTGCGTCCCTGCTACGGCCAGCGGAATATTCCCGACGGCGAAGTGTTCACCGCGCCGGTGCGCGACAGCCTGGAGGGGACGATCCGCTACAACGCTCCCTCGCGCTACCAGGGAACCGTCTTCGAGGGGATCGAATTCGAGTTCCGCCAAGGCAAGATCGTGCGTGCCAGTTGCCGTAACGAAGTCGACAAGCTGAACAAGATCCTCGATTCCGATGAAGGAGCTCGCTACATCGGCGAATGGTCGATCGGCTGCAATAACCTGGTGCGGCAACCGATGCTCGACACGCTCTTCGACGAAAAGATCGGCGGCTCGATCCACCTCACGCCGGGCAACGCCTACGACGAGTGCGACAACGGCAATCGCAGCCGCGTCCACTGGGACCTGGTGCTGATCCAGACGCCCGAGTGGGGCGGCGGCGAAATCTGGTTCGACGACGAGTTGGTGCGCAAGGACGGCCGCTTCCTGCCCGCCGAGTTGCAGGGGCTCAACAACGGGCTGTAG
- a CDS encoding peptidylprolyl isomerase, producing the protein MRFHVSLVLLAMGLTMAPVASERLLAQAARSNTKDPQAYFDQQFAEWKKIVAEMRKTALEYRAAKLAGNTEDAEKLQKKYEDIKGRGLAMEPKMHKAAELAYLAAPNKNKEIGQYLEAMASTAEQREQYEEAVRLANVLIDNGYENKAIYAIAGRAAFNANDFETAAKDLKIAKDANVLEDSPGKVLLAQVPEYQKRWDKEVKIREAEAKADDLPRVKLTTTKGDIVLELFENEAPNTVANFITLVEKGFYNGTPFHRVLKGFVAQGGDPDGTGKGGPGYTIACECDKPNHREHFRGSLSMAHAGKDTGGSQFFLTFVPTPHLDGRHTVFGRIIEGMDVLAQLQRRDPSSTAQQPDPDKVLEGTVIRKRDHKYKPVTLAGKKQP; encoded by the coding sequence ATGCGTTTCCACGTCTCTTTGGTGCTGCTGGCGATGGGACTAACGATGGCCCCGGTTGCGAGCGAGCGCTTGTTGGCCCAAGCCGCGCGATCCAATACCAAGGACCCGCAGGCCTATTTCGACCAGCAATTCGCGGAGTGGAAAAAGATTGTGGCTGAAATGCGGAAAACCGCGCTCGAGTACCGCGCCGCCAAGCTCGCCGGCAATACAGAAGACGCCGAAAAGCTGCAAAAGAAGTACGAAGATATCAAGGGGCGCGGCCTGGCCATGGAGCCGAAGATGCACAAGGCGGCCGAGCTGGCCTACCTGGCGGCGCCGAACAAAAACAAAGAGATTGGACAGTACCTCGAAGCCATGGCATCTACGGCCGAGCAGCGGGAACAATACGAAGAAGCGGTACGCCTGGCGAACGTGCTGATCGACAACGGTTACGAGAACAAAGCGATTTATGCGATTGCGGGTCGCGCTGCGTTCAATGCCAACGACTTCGAGACCGCGGCGAAAGATCTCAAGATCGCCAAAGACGCCAACGTCCTGGAGGATTCGCCCGGTAAAGTGTTGCTCGCCCAAGTTCCCGAATACCAGAAAAGGTGGGACAAGGAGGTCAAGATACGGGAGGCAGAAGCCAAGGCCGATGATTTGCCGCGCGTGAAGCTCACAACCACCAAGGGGGACATCGTCCTCGAGCTTTTCGAGAACGAGGCGCCCAATACGGTCGCTAATTTCATTACCCTGGTCGAAAAGGGATTCTACAACGGCACCCCCTTTCATCGCGTGCTCAAGGGCTTCGTGGCCCAAGGCGGCGACCCCGACGGGACCGGCAAGGGCGGCCCCGGCTATACGATCGCTTGCGAATGCGATAAGCCCAATCATCGCGAGCACTTTCGCGGCTCGCTCAGTATGGCGCACGCCGGCAAGGATACCGGCGGCTCGCAGTTCTTTCTGACCTTTGTCCCCACGCCGCACTTGGACGGACGCCATACGGTGTTCGGCCGCATTATCGAGGGCATGGACGTCCTGGCCCAGTTGCAGCGCCGCGATCCGTCATCCACCGCACAGCAACCGGATCCGGACAAAGTGCTCGAGGGCACGGTCATCCGCAAGCGCGATCACAAATACAAACCGGTGACGCTGGCCGGTAAAAAGCAGCCGTAA
- a CDS encoding RsmD family RNA methyltransferase — protein MKRRAPRETDAAGRAPQAAEPTPLRIIGGTLARRRLKYSGDPRTRPMKDRVREAVFNLVGPAVAGTHAIDLFAGTGALGLEAISRGAARATFLEQHFPTAQVIRENIAQLDLAGVTEVIPGNAFIWSRRLPPPDAMPWTVFCSPPYDFYVEREGDVLEMLSRLLQAAPPASIFVVEADARFDFAHLPQPHSWDVRVYPPAHVGILRT, from the coding sequence GTGAAACGACGAGCACCACGCGAGACTGACGCTGCCGGGCGTGCGCCGCAGGCCGCCGAGCCGACCCCTCTGCGGATTATTGGCGGCACGTTAGCGCGGCGACGTCTGAAATACTCGGGCGACCCGCGCACGCGCCCCATGAAGGACCGGGTCCGCGAGGCTGTCTTCAATCTTGTGGGGCCTGCGGTCGCCGGCACTCACGCTATCGACCTGTTTGCCGGCACCGGCGCGCTTGGTTTGGAAGCGATCAGCCGCGGCGCGGCCCGGGCCACGTTCCTCGAGCAGCATTTTCCCACGGCCCAAGTGATTCGCGAAAATATCGCCCAACTGGACCTTGCCGGCGTCACCGAAGTCATCCCGGGAAATGCCTTCATCTGGTCGCGCCGACTGCCACCGCCGGACGCAATGCCGTGGACCGTATTCTGCTCGCCGCCTTACGACTTCTACGTCGAGCGCGAAGGAGACGTTCTGGAAATGCTGTCGCGGTTGCTGCAAGCCGCGCCGCCTGCGAGTATCTTCGTCGTCGAGGCCGACGCGCGGTTTGATTTCGCCCATTTGCCGCAGCCGCACTCGTGGGATGTGCGCGTTTACCCGCCCGCCCACGTCGGCATATTACGAACGTAA
- a CDS encoding cupin domain-containing protein has product MDIHNINDVPAFTTKDGSEIRELLADRNSCIVKQSLAEARLAPGLSTTPHYHPLTEEIYYILVGTGSMRIGDEQRTVGPGDAIAIPPGKIHQITNDGREELKFLCCCAPGYQHEDTVLVEA; this is encoded by the coding sequence ATGGATATTCACAACATCAATGACGTGCCGGCCTTTACCACCAAGGACGGCTCGGAAATTCGCGAACTACTGGCCGACCGCAATTCGTGCATCGTGAAACAAAGCCTGGCCGAGGCGCGGCTGGCGCCCGGGCTGTCGACAACACCCCACTACCATCCGCTGACCGAGGAGATCTATTACATCCTGGTCGGCACCGGCTCGATGCGCATCGGCGACGAACAGCGCACCGTCGGGCCGGGCGACGCCATCGCGATTCCGCCCGGCAAGATTCACCAGATCACGAACGACGGCCGCGAGGAGCTGAAATTCTTGTGCTGCTGCGCGCCGGGCTATCAGCACGAAGATACCGTGCTGGTCGAAGCGTGA